One genomic window of Notamacropus eugenii isolate mMacEug1 chromosome 6, mMacEug1.pri_v2, whole genome shotgun sequence includes the following:
- the LOC140510153 gene encoding uncharacterized protein isoform X2: MCKCMNGGHCDPLLGTCDCPPGFTGTDCGQVCPQARYGHKCQLTCACKNGGICNPTDGTCTCGLGWTGNYCEEACLPGTYGPSCHLKCSCENNGTCNRFTGLCQCPEGYYGHSCEHLCPFGFYGLDCALPCDCRNGARCDVENGTCICPPGYHGSQCEKGCLSGTFGDRCQQLCDCEGAGPCHPVTGKCLCSPGRTGDRCDVECRSDRYGPNCSLQCQCSPGSQCNPQNGNCACPWQRTEPAWEERDSEKKQ; encoded by the exons ATGTGTAAATGCATGAATGGAGGCCATTGTGACCCCCTGCTTGGCACCTGTGACTGCCCGCCTGGCTTCACTGGCACAGACTGTGGTCAGG TTTGTCCCCAGGCAAGATATGGGCACAAATGTCAGCTGACCTGTGCATGCAAAAATGGTGGGATTTGTAATCCCACGGATGGAACCTGTACCTGTGGACTTGGCTGGACAGGCAATTACTGTGAGGAAG CATGCCTTCCTGGTACATATGGTCCAAGCTGCCATTTAAAGTGCTCTTGTGAGAACAACGGAACTTGCAATAGGTTTACTGGCCTCTGTCAGTGTCCAGAGGGTTATTATGGGCACAGCTGTGAACACT TGTGTCCCTTTGGATTTTATGGCTTGGACTGTGCTCTCCCTTGCGATTGCAGAAATGGAGCCAGGTGTGATGTTGAGAATGGCACGTGCATCTGTCCCCCAGGTTACCATGGCAGCCAGTGTGAAAAAG GGTGCCTATCAGGAACATTCGGAGACAGGTGCCAACAGCTTTGTGACTGTGAAGGAGCAGGACCCTGCCATCCTGTCACTGGGAAATGCCTTTGTTCCCCTGGAAGAACAGGAGACAGATGTGATGTTG aatGCAGATCAGATCGGTATGGGCCAAATTGCTCTCTGCAGTGCCAATGCTCCCCAGGATCCCAATGCAACCCTCAGAATGGGAACTGTGCATGCCCCTGGCAGAGGACGGAACCAGCCTGGGAAGAAAGAGACTCAGAGAAGAAGCAGTAG
- the LOC140510153 gene encoding uncharacterized protein isoform X1, translating to MCKCMNGGHCDPLLGTCDCPPGFTGTDCGQVCPQARYGHKCQLTCACKNGGICNPTDGTCTCGLGWTGNYCEEACLPGTYGPSCHLKCSCENNGTCNRFTGLCQCPEGYYGHSCEHLCPFGFYGLDCALPCDCRNGARCDVENGTCICPPGYHGSQCEKGCLSGTFGDRCQQLCDCEGAGPCHPVTGKCLCSPGRTGDRCDVGMVKKHFLCGSVHTREVLGPLTRRKNGQFPDVFMTESLIQTNITVVKVPQISPNLGLLNCVVLPEALL from the exons ATGTGTAAATGCATGAATGGAGGCCATTGTGACCCCCTGCTTGGCACCTGTGACTGCCCGCCTGGCTTCACTGGCACAGACTGTGGTCAGG TTTGTCCCCAGGCAAGATATGGGCACAAATGTCAGCTGACCTGTGCATGCAAAAATGGTGGGATTTGTAATCCCACGGATGGAACCTGTACCTGTGGACTTGGCTGGACAGGCAATTACTGTGAGGAAG CATGCCTTCCTGGTACATATGGTCCAAGCTGCCATTTAAAGTGCTCTTGTGAGAACAACGGAACTTGCAATAGGTTTACTGGCCTCTGTCAGTGTCCAGAGGGTTATTATGGGCACAGCTGTGAACACT TGTGTCCCTTTGGATTTTATGGCTTGGACTGTGCTCTCCCTTGCGATTGCAGAAATGGAGCCAGGTGTGATGTTGAGAATGGCACGTGCATCTGTCCCCCAGGTTACCATGGCAGCCAGTGTGAAAAAG GGTGCCTATCAGGAACATTCGGAGACAGGTGCCAACAGCTTTGTGACTGTGAAGGAGCAGGACCCTGCCATCCTGTCACTGGGAAATGCCTTTGTTCCCCTGGAAGAACAGGAGACAGATGTGATGTTGGTATGGTTAAGAAGCACTTTTTGTGCGGTTCTGTTCACACAAGGGAGGTATTGGGCCCTCTTACAAGGAGGAAAAATGGGCAGTTTCCAGATGTTTTCATGACAGAATCCCTTATTCAGACCAATATCACAGTGGTTAAAGTGCCTCAAATATCTCCAAATCTTGGTTTATTGAATTGTGTGGTCCTTCCAGAAGCCCTTTTATAG